A window of the Nibribacter ruber genome harbors these coding sequences:
- a CDS encoding carboxypeptidase-like regulatory domain-containing protein, producing the protein MNLLLALLVTFFSVTPWAPSAKLTKLRVQQTAAVHLSGVIVDAETQKPLAYASVGILEEPLGTLTNEQGAFTLTIPAAYPNKPVRISAIGYEPKEVPLQELTDAATTHKNFKISLQAKPVQLSEVKVKATQWKKKKLGGSAGPNTFFHHTFTAYQRPIQESLGREVGVIIPNGNKQTFLSKLNFCLSNNQFEELKFRVNLYAVKDGQPAESLSSKEILTSVKNLKKGWVQVDLEPYNLYVSQDFVIALEWVDATPRTAPQSLTLAAMLPGFHTTFYKNASQAKWAKMSAVGVGLNVEVQRPD; encoded by the coding sequence ATGAATTTACTTCTGGCTCTTTTAGTTACTTTCTTTTCGGTCACTCCCTGGGCTCCCTCTGCCAAATTAACCAAGCTGCGTGTACAACAAACCGCAGCCGTTCATCTTTCTGGGGTAATTGTAGATGCAGAAACTCAGAAACCCCTTGCCTACGCCAGCGTGGGCATTTTGGAAGAGCCCCTGGGAACTCTTACCAATGAGCAAGGTGCCTTTACTTTGACCATACCCGCTGCCTACCCAAACAAACCTGTGCGCATCTCAGCCATTGGGTATGAACCCAAGGAGGTGCCCCTTCAAGAACTTACAGATGCGGCCACTACCCACAAAAACTTTAAAATTTCTCTTCAGGCCAAGCCCGTTCAACTCTCTGAAGTCAAAGTAAAAGCCACCCAATGGAAGAAGAAAAAGCTGGGTGGCAGCGCAGGGCCTAACACTTTCTTTCATCATACCTTCACCGCCTATCAACGACCCATCCAAGAAAGCCTGGGCCGCGAAGTAGGCGTCATCATCCCCAACGGGAACAAACAGACTTTTCTCAGCAAACTAAATTTCTGTCTCAGCAACAATCAATTTGAGGAACTCAAGTTTAGAGTTAACCTGTACGCAGTAAAAGACGGCCAACCCGCCGAAAGCCTTTCTTCTAAAGAGATTCTGACCAGCGTGAAGAACCTAAAAAAAGGCTGGGTGCAGGTAGACCTGGAGCCTTACAACCTGTATGTGTCGCAGGATTTTGTGATTGCCCTGGAATGGGTGGACGCCACCCCGCGCACAGCCCCTCAATCTTTGACGTTGGCGGCCATGCTGCCTGGTTTTCATACCACCTTCTACAAAAACGCCAGCCAGGCCAAATGGGCCAAGATGTCTGCCGTGGGCGTGGGCTTAAACGTGGAGGTCCAGCGCCCTGACTGA